Proteins co-encoded in one Fusarium fujikuroi IMI 58289 draft genome, chromosome FFUJ_chr06 genomic window:
- a CDS encoding related to major facilitator MirA — translation MATHTMNGPEPVNEVSVPDIEKAPANNNIMVDEDLKDFSDDEFKQQGVKKAEAITSVWTKKMLIATFVFLFLVSFVDSLLQNVQSNLIPYVTSAFASHGLLASTGIVASILGAVWNLTLAKIIDIWGRVWGFGAMVLLIVVGMIMKATCNSVEMYAAAHTFYWVGHLGLIYVIDVVVADTTTLRNRLIIMGINYTPTISSTFAGPKIAELFLKNVNFRWAFGSFCIILLAFCIPVMVIFIMNEMKAKKFGLAPEKVHNRTIWESFKYYFVQFDVIGLFLTSAGWALLLLPFSIAATAPNGWATGYIIAMPVLGVVLIASFVVWEKFFAPVPYFPFHLLADRTILGACLIYGIMFASIFCWDTYYGSYLQVVHFESVTTSGYILNSFSLMAAFVGPFVGIAIRYLGRFKWPSFVGVPFLVLGTALLIHFRHPETAVNWLVMCQLFNGIYSGIWSLTARIAVMSSVKHQDVAVALAIWGMFGGIGSSIGVAIAGGIWTNMLPTELAKQLPESAKNMTATIYGDINVQLSYPAGSPERDAIIAAYDYVQQKMIYAGCAFIPLCVVCLFMWRNIDIKEKDAQSKQAKGMVF, via the exons ATGGCGACTCATACCATGAACGGGCCTGAGCCCGTCAACGAAGTGTCTGTCCCAGACATTGAGAAGGCTcccgccaacaacaacatcatggtCGATGAGGATCTCAAGGACTTCTCCGATGATGAGTTCAAGCAGCAGGGTGTCAAGAAAGCCGAGGCCATCACCAGCGTCTggaccaagaagatgctgattGCCACATTTGTCTT TCTGTTCCTCGTCTCCTTCGTCGATAGTCTGCTCCAAAATGTGCAGAGCAACCTCATTCCATACGTCACTTCAGCCTTCGCTTCACACGGTCTTCTCGCCTCAACTGGTATCGTAGCCTCGATTCTGGGTGCCGTCTGGAACTTGACCctcgccaagatcattgacaTCTGGGGTCGAGTCTGGGGCTTCGGTGCCATGGTTCTCCTGATTGTTGTCGGTATGATCATGAAGGCTACATGCAACAGCGTCGAGATGTATGCTGCTGCGCATACGTTCTACTGGGTTGGCCATCTCGGTCTCATCTATGTCATTGACGTTGTCGTCGCTGACACCACTACTCTCCGCAACCGATTGATCATCATGGGTATCAACTACACGCCTACCATCAGCTCCACTTTCGCCGGTCCCAAGATTGCTGAGCTCTTTTTGAAGAACGTCAACTTCCGATGGGCTTTTGGTTCGTTCTGTATCATCCTGTTGGCGTTCTGCATTCCCGTCATGgttatcttcatcatgaatgagatgaaggccaagaagtttGGCCTTGCCCCTGAGAAGGTACACAACCGCACTATTTGGGAGTCCTTCAAGTATTACTTTGTGCAGTTCGATG TTATTGGCCTTTTCCTGACCAGTGCCGGCTGGGCTCTACTCCTACTCCCTTTCAGCATCGCTGCTACTGCTCCCAACGGATGGGCCACAGGTTACATCATTGCCATGCCAGTCCTTGGTGTCGTTCTCATTGCCAGCTTCGTCGTCTGGGAGAAGTTCTTCGCCCCTGTGCCTTACTTCCCCTTCCACCTACTTGCCGATCGCACCATCTTGGGAGCCTGTCTCATCTATGGTATTATGTTTGCCTCTATCTTCTGCTGGGATACCTATTACGGCTCTTACTTGCAGGTTGTTCACTTTGAGAGTGTCACTACTTCTGGTTATATCCTCAACTCGTTCTCTCTGATGGCTGCTTTCGTTGGACCCTTCGTTGGTATCGCCATTCGATACCTGGGACGCTTCAAGTGGCCTTCTTTCGTCGGTGTGCCTTTCTTGGTTCTCGGTACCGCCCTTCTCATCCATTTCCGTCACCCTGAGACTGCCGTCAACTGGCTCGTCATGTGTCAGCTTTTCAACGGTATCTACAGTGGTATCTGGTCCTTGACTGCTCGTATCGCAGTCATGTCTTCCGTCAAGCATCAGGATGTCGCCGTCGCTCTGGCAATCTGGGGTATGTTCGGCGGTATCGGTTCCTCCATAGGTGTGGCCATTGCTGGCGGCATCTGGACAAACATGCTACCCACTGAGCTTGCCAAGCAGCTCCCAGAGTCTGCCAAGAACATGACTGCTACCATCTATGGCGACATTAACGTTCAGTTGTCTTACCCTGCTGGTAGCCCTGAGCGAGACGCTATAATTGCTGCTTATGACTATGTGCAGCAAAAGATGATCTATGCTGGTTGCGCGTTCATCCCTCTCTGCGTCGTCTGCCTCTTCATGTGGAGGAACATcgacatcaaggagaaggatgctcAAAGCAAGCAGGCCAAGGGCATGGTCTTTTAA
- a CDS encoding probable phenylacetyl-CoA ligase, producing MVFYPPPSVSLPFEPPESITIPDFIFSDKHARKPIAQSRNPFTCGISGKTYTTEEVIQREKLLARALAKRLGYDVHDGTEWDRVVALFSVNTIDYITMTHAVHRLNGIVTPASAAYSAPELEHQLRSSGANALFTCVPLLETALTAAKAVGIPEDRVFLLPVPGFESKSPFKSIDDLIAEGKDAPELQPLNWIKGQGLRQVAYLCYSSGTSGLPKAVEITHVNVIANVMQMTVQNAEGRKAAGVDTQVQLGLLPLSHIYGLVPVAHWGVYNGDETVILPKFELKMFLATVQRFKIEQMALVPPIMVQMLSHKAECQKYDLSSVRFIFSGAAPLGKETISGLNEIWPKWNICQGYGLTETSPVVSSTTELDIDPGSSGSLLPGIKAKVIDAEGKEVTEYNTPGELYVQGPSVVLGYLNNAKATAETFVNHSDGRWMRTGDEVIVRKSPKGIEHLVIVDRIKELIKVKGHQVAPAELEAHLLTHPLVDDCAVIQVPDDRAGEVPKAFVVKAPEAKGKSDEEITKSINKHVEEHKARHKWLKGGIEFIEIIPKSPSGKILRRLLRDKEKQARKEKGAKL from the exons ATGGTCTTCTATCCTCCTCCCTCGGTTAGCCTGCCCTTCG AACCTCCCGAGTCAATCACCATCCCggacttcatcttcagcgaTAAGCACGCTCGCAAACCTATTGCTCAGTCCAGAAATCCCTTCACATGCGGTATCTCTGGTAAGACGTACACCACAGAAGAGGTCATCCAGcgtgagaagcttctcgcgCGTGCTCTTGCAAAACGCCTTGGCTATGATGTCCACGATGGAACAGAGTGGGATAGAGTAGTGGCGCTATTCTCAGTCAACACT ATCGACTACATTACCATGACCCATGCTGTTCATCGTCTCAACGGAATCGTCACACCCGCCAGTGCCGCATATTCTGCCCCAGAACTCGAGCACCAGCTTCGCTCATCCGGCGCAAACGCCCTTTTCACTTGTGTTCCTCTTCTCGAGACTGCTCTCACTGCCGCCAAGGCTGTCGGTATCCCTGAGGACCGTGTCTTTCTTCTACCCGTACCCGGCTTCGAGTCCAAGTCACCTTTCAAGTCAATTGATGACTTGATTGCAGAAGGCAAGGATGCGCCTGAACTTCAGCCTCTGAACTGGATCAAAGGCCAAGGTTTGAGGCAGGTTGCGTATCTATGCTACTCCAGTGGAACATCAGGTCTTCCC AAAGCGGTTGAGATCACTCACGTCAATGTGATCGCAAACGTTATGCAAATGACAGTCCAAAACGCAGAGGGCCGAAAAGCAGCGGGAGTCGACACTCAGGTTCAGCTTGGTCTCTTACCACTCAGTCATATTTACGGCCTCGTCCCAGTCGCTCATTGGG GCGTCTAcaatggcgatgagacaGTCATTCTGCCCAAGTTCGAGCTCAAGATGTTCCTCGCTACTGTTCAGCGCTTCAAGATCGAACAAATGGCCCTCGTCCCTCCCATCATGGTCCAGATGCTAAGCCACAAGGCTGAGTGCCAAAAGTACGACCTCAGCTCTGTccgcttcatcttcagcgGTGCTGCCCCCCTTGGAAAGGAAACAATCTCTGGCTTGAATGAAATCTGGCCCAAGTGGAATATCTGCCAAGGCTACG GTCTCACTGAAACGTCACCCGTAGTCTCATCAACTACTGAACTCGATATCGATCCCGGCTCCTCTGGATCCCTTCTTCctggcatcaaggccaaggttaTCGATGCTGAAGGCAAAGAGGTTACGGAATACAACACCCCTGGTGAACTCTACGTCCAAGGCCCCAGTGTTGTTCTGGGATATCTCAACAATGCAAAGGCCACAGCTGAGACCTTTGTAAACCACAGCGATGGACGCTGGATGCGAACAGGTGACGAGGTCATCGTTCGCAAGTCACCCAAGGGCATTGAACATCTTGTCATCGTGGACCGAATCAAGGAGCTTATTAAAGTCAAG GGCCACCAAGTCGCACCAGCTGAGCTCGAAGCTCATCTTCTCACCCATCCTCTCGTCGACGACTGTGCCGTTATTCAAGTCCCTGATGACCGAGCTGGCGAAGTCCCCAAGGCCTTCGTTGTCAAAGCACCTGAGGCCAAGGGCAAGTCCGACGAGGAGATCACAAaaagcatcaacaagcacGTCGAAGAGCACAAGGCGCGCCACAAGTGGCTCAAGGGCGGCATCGAGTTTATCGAGATCATTCCCAAGAGTCCTAGTGGCAAGATCCTTCGACGTCTATTGAgagacaaggagaagcaggcCCGCAAGGAGAAGGGAGCTAAGCTGTAA
- a CDS encoding related to aspartic-type signal peptidase, with translation MRWTTITTAAALLGSVDAVNIPRSKAGKGYLSMHVGTVERNKDKQHDKRQDGDAIAVRLQNKDFFYATDIEIGTPPQKVTVLLDTGSNELWVNPDCEEAQSATQYNQCLDFGQYDPRKSKTPPIGPFGGETLNYGDASDSTTHTSATIRYYTDLMTFGDSKLRNQTFGVLVESNGISQGILGLAPDLRAGFDGDEPYSLLLTSMADQGLINSRVFALDLRHSDDTEGALIYGGIDRSKYIGKLETRPIIRGEGGEYRLAVELDSLGVTISGDTEDIRVSSSDSNVMLDSGTTLTRMHMSVARPILEALDAQNDGEGFYMTDCENRDLDGTVDFGFGDKIIKVAFSDFILELGPGTCYIGLVPTSDQQILGDSVLRAGYFVFDWDNKEVHLAQAADCGDEDIVAVGSGSDAVPSETGKCKSSDITATGRAATATGTGGSFPTSAYTTTYTITSCPDFERDCATGVVTTQTFSGRPTVTVTAGAGSGGDDDDNAAWQPTPLSWVFAVIGGFALGVNLL, from the exons ATGAGGTGGACCACGATAACTACAGCCGCGGCTCTGCTCGGCAGCGTTGACGCCGTTAACATCCCGAGATCGAAGGCCGGTAAAGGCTATCTGTCGATGCACGTTGGTACCGTGGAGCGAAACAAGGATAAGCAGCACGACAAGCGTCAAGACGGTGACGCTATCGCCGTCCGACTCCAGAACAAAGATTTCTTCTATGCGACAGACA TTGAAATCGGTACTCCTCCTCAAAAAGTCACAGTCCTTCTCGATACCGGCTCCAACGAACTCTGGGTAAACCCCGACTGCGAAGAAGCTCAATCCGCTACTCAATACAACCAATGTCTTGACTTTGGGCAATATGACCCTCGAAAGTCAAAGACACCACCCATCGGTCCTTTTGGTGGCGAGACGCTCAACTATGGCGACGCGTCCGACTCAACGACGCATACATCTGCGACGATTCGATACTATACAGATCTCATGACATTTGGAGACTCGAAGTTGAGAAACCAGACTTTCGGTGTCTTGGTCGAGAGCAATGGTATCTCACAGGGTATCCTAGGTCTTGCGCCTGATCTGAGGGCTGGATTTGACGGCGATGAGCCTTATAGCTTATTGCTCACTTCCATGGCTGACCAGGGACTTATCAACAGTCGTGTGTTCGCGCTTGATCTGCGACACTCGGATGATACCGAGGGTGCTCTGATCTACGGCGGTATTGATCGCAGCAAGTATATTGGCAAGCTGGAGACTCGCCCTATCATTCGCGGTGAGGGTGGTGAGTACCGTCTCGCCGTTGAGTTGGATAGCCTCGGCGTCACCATTAGCGGTGATACAGAGGACATTCGTGTCTCAAGCTCTGACTCCAACGTTATGCTCGACTCTGGAACGACTCTCACTCGTATGCACATGTCGGTCGCGCGACCAATTCTGGAGGCTCTCGACGCTCAGAACGATGGTGAGGGTTTTTACATGACCGACTGTGAAAATCGCGACCTCGATGGCACAGTTGATTTCGGGTTCGgtgacaagatcatcaaagttGCCTTCAGCGATTTtattcttgagcttggaccTGGAACGTGCTACATTGGTCTTGTACCTACCAGCGACCAGCAGATTCTTGGTGACTCTGTTCTGCGAGCCGGATACTTTGTCTTCGACTGGGACAACAAGGAGGTCCATCTCGCTCAGGCTGCTGATTGTGGTGATGAGGacattgttgctgttggatcTGGCTCTGACGCTGTGCCCAGTGAGACTGGCAAGTGTAAGAGTTCTGATATCACAGCTACTGGACGT GCGGCTACTGCTACTGGCACAGGCGGCTCGTTCCCTACCTCCGCGTACACCACCACTTACACCATCACCTCATGCCCCGACTTCGAACGCGACTGTGCCACAGGCGTCGTGACGACACAGACCTTCAGCGGTCGACCAACCGTCACAGTCACTGCCGGAGCCGGTAGTGgcggtgatgacgatgacaaTGCCGCATGGCAGCCTACACCCCTCAGCTGGGTGTTTGCTGTCATTGGCGGGTTTGCTCTCGGAGTCAACTTGCTATAG
- a CDS encoding related to F1F0-ATPase complex assembly protein (ATP12 protein) — MKSVTRVPLRIAPRLVQRPAFVRPIHSTAVKAANVAPVVGTGPPPEPPIQPAENVHQRVARRRRQAEMLKNAKELRNASSGKGGGGLKKRFWKDVSVKEVDGALQVFLDTRPLRHPVSKEVVRIPITKPDLASALALEWDLLTSAQDATRHHLIPLTSLTCRALDIAAADNTTGGEISEVRNAIATTLLRYLDTDSILCWNPPAGAHDRKNEAGESLRDVQKRTAEEIVSFLTTHVWPGVTINPVLDGHSILPQSQAPGVREIVQGWITGLDAFEIAGLERASLAGKSLIAAARFVVEWTEGSVARGHLNPGKKFGVEEAAAATSLEVDWQTGQWGEVEDTHDVNKEDVRRQLGSVALLVSGTGLKA; from the exons ATGAAGTCCGTAACACGAGTACCACTTCGCATTGCGCCTCGGCTCGTCCAGCGCCCGGCCTTTGTCCGTCCAATTCACTCGACCGCTGTCAAGGCCGCCAATGTCGCTCCAGTGGTTGGCACCGGCCCGCCACCTGAGCCGCCGATCCAGCCCGCCGAAAATGTCCATCAGCGAGTTGCGAGGCGGAGAAGACAggctgagatgctcaagaatGCTAAGGAGCTTCGAAATGCTAGTTCTGGAAAGGGAGGCGGTGGTTTGAAGAAGCGATTCTGGAAGGATGTTTCTGTGAAGGAAGTTGACG GTGCTCTTCAAGTCTTTCTCGATACTCGACCGTTGAGACATCCTGTGTCAAAGGAGGTCGTTCGAATTCCCATCACCAAGCCCGACCTTGCTTccgctctcgctctcgaaTGGGATCTTTTGACTTCTGCCCAAGATGCTACAAGACATCATTTGATCCCTCTTACAAGTCTTACATGCCGAGCTCTCGACATCGCTGCGGCCGATAACACCACTGGAGGTGAAATTTCAGAGGTTCGAAATGCCATTGCTACAACATTATTACGATACCTCGATACCGATTCCATTCTTTGCTGGAACCCTCCTGCAGGCGCACACGATCGCAAGAATGAAGCTGGAGAGTCGCTACGAGATGTACAGAAGCGCACAGCCGAGGAGATTGTGTCTTTCTTGACAACACATGTTTGGCCAGGCGTCACCATCAACCCGGTCCTTGACGGCCACTCCATCTTGCCTCAGTCACAGGCGCCTGGAGTTCGTGAGATTGTTCAGGGCTGGATCACTGGTCTCGATGCTTTTGAGATTGCTGGACTTGAGCGTGCCTCATTGGCTGGTAAGAGTCTTATTGCTGCTGCACGATTCGTTGTTGAGTGGACCGAGGGTTCGGTCGCAAGGGGTCATTTGAATCCTGGTAAGaagtttggtgttgaagaagccgCTGCTGCTACCAGTCTTGAAGTTGACTGGCAAACCGGTCAGTGGGGAGAGGTCGAGGATACGCATGATGTTAACAAGGAGGATGTGAGAAGACAGCTGGGCAGCGTTGCACTGTTGGTGTCTGGCACAGGTTTGAAGGCATAA